From one Brevundimonas sp. PAMC22021 genomic stretch:
- a CDS encoding DUF6298 domain-containing protein, protein MNRGLGLCVAAASAWIVAAATAEPAAPDARLTLPIDFSHAGYRGGGVVLPAAPATIVVAPAPGDDGERILAALDLVGRRPPDAQGHRGVVQLLSGEYQIAGQLKLSTGGVVLRGAGTTEGGTVLAAEGVDRRALIAVNGPADDAGASGISLAVDSPVAAGATRMPLGSTQGLAVGDRVVVRRPSTEAWISRLGMDAFVGWRPEGRLNWKPGSRDIAWDRIVTAMDAGGVTLDAPITTDLDPAYGGGVVQAGASTPRLREVGIEGLKLVSRHDPQRPMDEDHSWFAIAMDRVEDSWVRDVAAEGFVSYVVDLGETSRRITVQDVSASDPVSEIGGYRRRVFYTAGQQTLFVRCESKNGIHDFGLGHAAAGPNVFLDCVSEESLGDSGALESWASGALFDGVKVRGGPLRLTHRGRDAQGAGWAAANSVLWNCEATVVEVRSPPNAANAAIGCRGERVGEGVVEDPRVEPGRDFHRAQPQAPASLYRAQLVARLGDPALAALEPAALPVPAPGVRVLTEAEVEAYRASHRPADDRHPLTLTDGEFRIDGQPAWKRRAGFSFFQAQMPTALAESYGPFITRFAPGLEGVGLTDELDAFAATLSTGDVVQHNYGLWYDRRRVDHDFYGSPDQKDGEVWAPFIELPWARSGQGRAWDGLSKYDLTRFNPWFFERVRGFAERAEQRGVVLYHRMYLQHWLLESRSHYVDFPWRPVNAIQATGMPNEVPAAETFWDVSDPVRRDLHRRYIRHTLDVLKGQGNVVIGLDPEYTGPLPFVQFWLDVIGEWENETGADVRVVLEVPKAEMDAILDDPARARRVDGVGFHHWTYRPDGALFAVEGGLNRAPREQADAIAHPEDLTNGADAAQVRRDLWRSSPAMRYRAFREYRDRRADMAVLGGEDAFPDLSRAVDASFPAGARAAMRPDAELVAPGPTTWALADGRGVGLVYAVAGGPVTMERPLDAPTRVIWAGGGSACLSAAETELTPPTDGPWAAWLKPVAACP, encoded by the coding sequence ATGAACCGGGGGCTTGGGCTGTGTGTCGCGGCGGCGAGCGCCTGGATTGTGGCGGCCGCCACGGCGGAGCCGGCGGCGCCCGACGCGAGGCTCACGCTTCCGATCGACTTCTCGCATGCCGGTTATCGCGGCGGAGGCGTGGTTCTGCCGGCGGCCCCGGCGACCATCGTCGTGGCGCCTGCGCCGGGCGATGACGGCGAACGCATCCTGGCCGCGCTTGATCTGGTCGGAAGGCGCCCGCCGGACGCTCAGGGACACCGGGGCGTGGTGCAGCTGCTGTCCGGCGAGTATCAAATTGCGGGGCAGCTGAAGCTGAGCACCGGCGGGGTGGTGCTGCGCGGTGCGGGGACCACGGAAGGTGGGACAGTGCTGGCGGCGGAGGGTGTGGATCGTCGCGCCCTGATCGCGGTGAATGGCCCCGCCGACGACGCCGGCGCCTCCGGGATCAGTCTTGCGGTGGACAGTCCGGTCGCGGCCGGTGCGACGCGGATGCCGCTGGGCTCGACACAAGGCTTGGCTGTCGGCGACAGGGTCGTCGTGCGCCGGCCCAGCACCGAAGCCTGGATTTCGCGATTGGGCATGGACGCCTTTGTTGGCTGGCGCCCCGAGGGGCGGCTGAACTGGAAGCCGGGTTCGCGCGACATCGCCTGGGACCGGATCGTGACGGCGATGGATGCAGGGGGCGTGACCCTGGACGCACCGATCACCACCGATCTGGACCCGGCCTACGGCGGCGGAGTGGTGCAGGCGGGCGCATCGACGCCGCGCCTGCGCGAAGTGGGGATCGAAGGGCTCAAGCTGGTCTCTCGCCACGACCCTCAGCGACCGATGGACGAGGATCACAGCTGGTTCGCCATCGCCATGGACCGGGTCGAGGACAGCTGGGTGCGCGATGTCGCGGCCGAGGGGTTCGTCAGCTATGTGGTCGATCTGGGCGAGACCAGTCGCCGGATCACCGTGCAGGATGTCTCGGCGTCGGACCCGGTGTCGGAGATCGGCGGCTACCGTCGGCGAGTCTTCTATACGGCGGGGCAGCAGACGCTGTTTGTGCGCTGTGAGAGCAAGAACGGCATCCACGACTTCGGGCTGGGTCACGCGGCGGCCGGGCCGAACGTCTTTCTCGACTGCGTCTCGGAAGAATCGCTGGGCGACAGCGGGGCGCTGGAAAGCTGGGCCTCGGGCGCGTTGTTCGACGGGGTCAAGGTCCGCGGCGGGCCGCTGAGGCTGACGCACCGGGGACGCGATGCGCAGGGCGCCGGTTGGGCGGCGGCGAATTCGGTGCTGTGGAACTGCGAGGCCACGGTGGTCGAGGTCCGCAGCCCGCCGAATGCTGCGAACGCCGCCATCGGCTGTCGCGGCGAACGCGTGGGCGAGGGCGTGGTCGAGGATCCTCGGGTCGAGCCGGGCCGCGACTTCCACCGCGCGCAACCGCAGGCGCCCGCCAGCCTGTACCGGGCGCAACTGGTTGCACGACTTGGAGACCCGGCGCTGGCGGCGCTCGAGCCCGCGGCCCTACCCGTGCCGGCGCCCGGCGTGCGCGTCCTGACGGAAGCTGAGGTCGAGGCCTATCGCGCCAGCCATCGACCGGCCGACGATCGCCATCCCCTGACCCTGACCGATGGCGAATTCCGCATCGACGGACAGCCGGCGTGGAAACGGCGCGCCGGCTTTTCCTTCTTCCAGGCGCAGATGCCGACCGCTCTGGCCGAGAGCTATGGCCCCTTCATCACCCGCTTCGCGCCGGGGCTGGAGGGGGTCGGTCTGACCGACGAGCTGGACGCCTTCGCCGCCACTCTGAGCACTGGCGATGTGGTCCAACACAACTACGGCCTCTGGTACGACCGCCGCCGCGTCGATCACGACTTCTACGGCTCGCCCGACCAGAAGGACGGAGAGGTGTGGGCGCCCTTTATTGAGCTGCCCTGGGCGCGCAGCGGACAGGGGCGGGCCTGGGACGGCCTCAGCAAATACGACCTGACGCGGTTCAATCCCTGGTTCTTCGAGCGGGTGCGGGGTTTCGCCGAACGGGCCGAGCAGCGCGGCGTGGTGCTGTATCACCGCATGTACCTGCAGCACTGGCTGCTCGAGAGCCGCTCGCACTATGTCGACTTCCCCTGGCGGCCGGTGAACGCCATTCAGGCCACGGGCATGCCAAACGAAGTTCCGGCGGCCGAGACCTTCTGGGACGTGTCCGATCCGGTGCGGCGCGACCTGCACCGCCGCTACATCCGCCACACGCTGGACGTGCTGAAGGGGCAGGGCAATGTCGTCATCGGCCTGGATCCCGAATACACCGGGCCGCTGCCCTTTGTGCAGTTCTGGCTGGATGTCATCGGCGAGTGGGAAAACGAGACGGGCGCGGACGTCCGCGTCGTGCTGGAAGTTCCCAAGGCGGAGATGGACGCCATCCTCGATGATCCCGCGCGGGCGCGGCGTGTGGACGGCGTCGGTTTTCATCACTGGACCTACCGTCCCGACGGCGCTTTGTTCGCGGTCGAGGGCGGTCTGAACAGGGCGCCGCGCGAACAGGCCGACGCCATCGCCCACCCGGAGGATCTGACGAACGGCGCCGATGCCGCCCAGGTGCGCCGAGACCTGTGGCGCTCATCTCCCGCTATGCGGTACCGCGCCTTTCGCGAATACCGAGACCGCCGCGCCGATATGGCCGTGCTGGGCGGAGAGGACGCGTTTCCTGACCTGAGCCGCGCGGTTGACGCCTCCTTTCCCGCCGGGGCCCGCGCGGCGATGCGGCCCGACGCGGAGCTGGTCGCGCCTGGACCCACGACCTGGGCTCTGGCGGATGGACGGGGGGTGGGGCTGGTCTATGCCGTCGCCGGCGGCCCGGTAACGATGGAACGACCGCTGGACGCACCGACGCGCGTGATCTGGGCGGGTGGCGGCTCGGCCTGTCTATCGGCCGCGGAAACCGAGCTGACGCCGCCGACGGACGGTCCCTGGGCCGCCTGGCTTAAACCCGTCGCCGCCTGCCCCTGA
- a CDS encoding sugar MFS transporter: MVIETDAAHTPGGLATPAAALRGPLAFAIACFLIWGLAYGLLDVLNKHFQETLSISQADSAWLQIAYFGAYLLLSVPAGMLLHARGYKFGIVTGLAITAIGALLFIPAAGMGQFAPFVGSMFVLAAGLCVLETSADTYVNVLGDPARAPQRLNLAQSFNALGVFFGPLIGGAVFFSPTTTEALGGATRSIQIVYGLIAVGVVLFALAVWRARLPETGLSDHGGAVAGEAPARPLSRQPHFVAGVITQALYIGAQVGIGAYFINLVTENWDGLSSQQGAFMLSLAAIGYLVGRFAATALLLRVRPRALLTTYGVINVVLTLIVAAGIDKVSPIALIAVFFFMSTMFATIFALGTTGLGAGTKKASSLMVMAIGGGVLLPWPMGKIADTYGANVAFLLPAVCFAVVAWYGWKGAGLGLKGAK, translated from the coding sequence ATGGTCATCGAGACCGACGCCGCCCATACCCCCGGCGGTCTGGCCACGCCCGCGGCCGCCCTGCGCGGACCGCTGGCCTTCGCCATCGCCTGCTTCCTGATCTGGGGTCTGGCCTATGGGCTGCTGGACGTGCTGAACAAGCATTTCCAGGAGACGCTGAGCATCAGCCAGGCCGACAGCGCCTGGCTGCAGATCGCCTATTTCGGGGCCTATCTGCTGCTGTCCGTGCCGGCCGGCATGCTGCTGCACGCGCGGGGCTACAAGTTCGGCATCGTCACCGGCCTGGCGATCACCGCGATCGGCGCCCTGCTGTTCATCCCCGCCGCCGGCATGGGGCAGTTCGCGCCGTTCGTCGGCTCCATGTTCGTGCTGGCCGCCGGCCTGTGCGTGCTGGAGACCTCGGCCGACACCTACGTCAATGTGCTGGGCGATCCGGCCAGGGCGCCGCAGCGGCTGAACCTGGCCCAGTCGTTCAATGCACTCGGCGTCTTCTTCGGCCCGCTGATCGGCGGCGCGGTCTTCTTCAGCCCGACCACGACCGAGGCGCTGGGCGGCGCCACCCGCTCGATTCAGATCGTCTATGGGCTGATAGCGGTCGGCGTCGTGCTGTTCGCCTTGGCGGTTTGGCGTGCGCGCCTGCCGGAGACCGGCCTATCCGACCACGGCGGCGCAGTCGCAGGCGAGGCCCCTGCTCGTCCGCTGTCGAGGCAGCCCCACTTCGTCGCCGGCGTGATCACCCAGGCCCTCTACATCGGCGCCCAGGTCGGTATCGGCGCCTATTTCATCAACCTGGTGACGGAGAACTGGGACGGCCTGTCCTCGCAGCAGGGCGCCTTCATGCTGTCGCTGGCGGCCATCGGTTATCTGGTCGGCCGCTTCGCCGCGACGGCCCTGCTGCTGCGGGTCAGACCGCGAGCCCTGCTGACGACCTATGGCGTGATCAATGTGGTGCTGACGCTGATCGTGGCGGCGGGCATCGACAAGGTGTCGCCCATCGCCTTGATCGCGGTGTTCTTTTTCATGTCGACCATGTTCGCCACCATTTTCGCCCTGGGCACCACCGGCCTGGGCGCCGGAACCAAGAAGGCGTCGTCCCTGATGGTCATGGCGATCGGCGGCGGCGTGCTGCTGCCCTGGCCCATGGGCAAGATCGCCGACACCTACGGCGCCAATGTCGCGTTCCTGCTGCCGGCCGTCTGTTTCGCGGTGGTCGCCTGGTACGGCTGGAAGGGCGCGGGCCTCGGACTGAAGGGGGCGAAGTGA
- a CDS encoding SDR family NAD(P)-dependent oxidoreductase produces MLLENKVVLVTGASRGIGRATAIEAAKQGADVAINTFRDPEAAAEVVRDIEALGRRAIAVDGDVALPETASAFVALAVEAFGRVDVFVSNAGICPFHAFLDLPVETLRRTMEVNLHGAYFMVQAAANQMVKQGQDSEGRGGAIVAISSISALVGGEMQTHYTPTKAGVHSLMQSCAVALGRHGIRCNSVLPGTVATDINKDDLADPVKREYMEGRIPLGRLGRPEDIASVVAFLASDMAGYMSGASLLVDGGAFANFQ; encoded by the coding sequence ATGCTGCTTGAGAACAAGGTCGTCCTGGTCACGGGCGCATCGCGGGGCATCGGCCGGGCGACCGCCATCGAGGCGGCGAAGCAAGGCGCCGACGTCGCCATCAACACCTTTCGCGATCCGGAAGCGGCGGCCGAGGTGGTGCGCGACATCGAGGCGTTGGGCCGACGCGCCATCGCGGTCGATGGCGACGTAGCTCTGCCCGAGACTGCCTCGGCCTTTGTGGCGCTGGCGGTCGAGGCGTTCGGTCGTGTGGACGTGTTCGTGTCCAACGCCGGCATTTGCCCGTTCCACGCATTCCTGGACCTGCCGGTCGAGACGCTGCGCCGGACCATGGAGGTCAATCTGCACGGCGCCTACTTCATGGTGCAGGCAGCGGCCAACCAGATGGTGAAGCAGGGCCAAGACTCGGAGGGGAGGGGCGGCGCCATCGTCGCCATCAGCTCGATCTCGGCCCTGGTCGGGGGCGAGATGCAGACCCACTACACCCCGACCAAGGCCGGCGTTCACAGCCTGATGCAGTCCTGCGCCGTGGCCCTGGGTCGGCATGGCATCCGCTGCAACTCGGTGCTGCCGGGCACGGTCGCAACCGACATCAACAAGGACGATCTCGCCGACCCGGTGAAGCGCGAATACATGGAAGGGCGTATTCCGCTCGGTCGCCTGGGCCGGCCGGAGGACATCGCCTCTGTGGTCGCCTTTCTGGCCTCGGACATGGCCGGCTACATGTCGGGCGCGTCGCTGCTGGTCGATGGCGGCGCCTTCGCCAACTTCCAGTAG
- a CDS encoding SDR family NAD(P)-dependent oxidoreductase encodes MTVYAGRFAGRMAIVTGGASGLGKCSAERIIQEGGQVSLWDLNAEALASAAAEIGARHFVALDVSDADAVARAAAEANETLGKIDILIASAGITGATVPVHEFPIDSWKRVVDINLNGVFYCSRAVVPFMLDNGYGRIVNVASVAGKEGNPNASAYSASKAGVIGFTKSLGKELAGKGVIANSLTPATFESPILAQMPQSQVDYMRSKIPMGRLGEVDESAAMVCFMASEECSFTTASTFDTSGGRTTY; translated from the coding sequence ATGACCGTCTACGCAGGACGTTTCGCGGGCCGTATGGCCATCGTCACCGGCGGCGCCTCGGGCCTGGGCAAATGCTCGGCCGAGCGCATCATCCAGGAGGGCGGCCAAGTCTCGCTCTGGGACCTGAACGCCGAGGCTCTGGCCAGCGCCGCCGCCGAGATCGGCGCCCGGCATTTTGTGGCGTTGGATGTGTCGGACGCCGATGCGGTCGCCCGCGCGGCCGCCGAAGCCAACGAGACGCTGGGGAAGATCGACATCCTGATCGCCTCCGCCGGCATCACGGGTGCGACCGTCCCGGTGCACGAGTTCCCGATCGACAGCTGGAAGCGGGTCGTGGACATCAACCTGAACGGCGTCTTCTACTGCAGTCGCGCCGTCGTCCCCTTCATGCTCGACAACGGCTACGGCCGGATCGTCAACGTGGCCTCGGTTGCCGGCAAGGAAGGCAATCCCAACGCCAGCGCCTATTCCGCCTCCAAGGCCGGCGTGATCGGCTTCACCAAATCGCTGGGCAAGGAACTGGCCGGCAAGGGCGTCATCGCCAACAGCCTGACCCCCGCCACCTTCGAAAGCCCGATCCTGGCCCAGATGCCGCAAAGCCAGGTCGACTACATGCGCTCCAAGATCCCGATGGGCCGCCTGGGCGAGGTCGACGAAAGCGCCGCCATGGTCTGTTTCATGGCCTCGGAAGAATGCAGCTTCACCACCGCCTCGACGTTCGACACGTCGGGCGGGCGGACCACCTACTAG
- a CDS encoding fumarylacetoacetate hydrolase family protein yields the protein MKLLRHGLKGQEKPGTLDGEGRLRDLSGVVADITPDQLHGEGLAALKAIDPATLPLVEGEPRYGVPVNGSRKFIAIGLNFADHAAESNLPEPSEPVVFMKAISCLQGPNDTVVIPRGSEKTDWEVELGIVIGKPASYVEQADALDHVAGYVLINDVSERAFQTERGGTWDKGKGCDTFGPVGPWIVTTDEVGDVQTLDMWLDLNGRRMQTGNTKTMIFGVAEIVAYVSQFMTLEPGDLITTGTPPGVGLGQKPEPFYLKAGDVMELGIEKLGSQRQTVVAWSRDAAA from the coding sequence ATGAAACTGCTGCGTCATGGCCTGAAGGGGCAGGAAAAGCCTGGAACCCTGGACGGGGAAGGCCGTCTGCGCGACCTCTCGGGCGTGGTCGCCGACATCACGCCGGACCAGCTTCACGGCGAAGGTCTCGCGGCGCTGAAGGCGATCGATCCGGCGACGCTTCCGCTTGTAGAGGGCGAGCCCCGTTATGGCGTGCCGGTCAACGGCAGCCGCAAATTCATCGCCATCGGCCTGAACTTCGCAGATCACGCCGCGGAATCGAACCTGCCTGAACCATCCGAGCCGGTGGTCTTCATGAAGGCGATCTCTTGCCTGCAGGGGCCGAACGACACGGTGGTGATTCCGCGCGGCTCGGAAAAGACCGACTGGGAGGTCGAACTGGGGATCGTCATCGGCAAACCGGCGTCCTACGTCGAACAGGCCGACGCGCTGGATCACGTCGCCGGCTATGTGCTGATCAACGACGTCTCCGAACGCGCCTTCCAGACCGAGCGCGGCGGCACCTGGGACAAGGGCAAGGGCTGCGATACCTTTGGGCCGGTCGGCCCCTGGATCGTCACGACCGACGAGGTCGGCGACGTCCAGACCCTGGACATGTGGCTGGACCTGAACGGCAGGCGCATGCAGACGGGCAACACCAAAACCATGATCTTTGGCGTGGCGGAGATCGTGGCCTACGTCAGCCAGTTCATGACGCTGGAGCCCGGCGATCTCATCACCACCGGCACCCCTCCGGGCGTCGGTCTGGGCCAGAAGCCGGAGCCCTTCTACCTGAAGGCCGGAGACGTGATGGAGCTGGGCATCGAAAAGCTGGGCTCGCAGCGGCAGACGGTCGTCGCCTGGTCTAGGGACGCGGCCGCATGA
- the lldD gene encoding FMN-dependent L-lactate dehydrogenase LldD, which translates to MIISSPGDYREAARRKLPPFLFHYIDGGAYAEQTLRRNVDDFQGIALRQRVLQDMSDLSLETTLFGESLRLPIVLAPVGLTGMYARRGEVQAARAAASRGVPFTLSTVSVCAIDEVAGAIDRPMWFQLYVLRDRGFMKDALERARAAGVKTLVFTVDMPVPGARYRDAHSGMSGRNAALRRLWQAATHPSWALDVGLLGRPHDLGNVSRYRGQATGLADYIGWLGMNFDPTISWRDLEWIRAFWDGPMVIKGVLDPQDARDAASFGADGIVVSNHGGRQLDGVLSSVRALPAIAEAVKGDLSILLDSGVRNGLDVVRALALGADAVMLGRAFIYALAAEGQTGVANLLDIFEKEMRVAMTLTGAKSIASLDAANLS; encoded by the coding sequence GTGATCATCTCTTCGCCCGGCGACTATCGCGAGGCGGCGCGGCGCAAGCTGCCGCCGTTCCTGTTCCACTACATCGACGGCGGGGCGTACGCCGAGCAGACGCTGCGCCGCAACGTCGACGACTTCCAGGGCATCGCCCTGCGCCAGCGCGTGCTGCAGGACATGAGCGATCTGAGCCTGGAGACCACGCTGTTCGGCGAGAGCCTGCGGCTGCCGATCGTCCTGGCGCCCGTCGGCCTCACCGGCATGTACGCCCGGCGCGGCGAGGTGCAGGCGGCCAGGGCGGCCGCGTCCAGAGGCGTGCCCTTCACCTTGTCCACCGTCTCGGTCTGCGCCATCGACGAGGTGGCGGGCGCCATCGACCGACCGATGTGGTTCCAGCTCTATGTCCTGCGCGATCGGGGCTTCATGAAGGACGCGCTGGAGCGCGCCAGGGCCGCCGGCGTGAAGACGCTGGTCTTCACTGTCGACATGCCCGTGCCCGGCGCGCGCTACCGCGACGCCCATTCGGGCATGAGCGGAAGGAACGCCGCCCTGCGTCGGCTGTGGCAGGCCGCGACCCACCCGTCATGGGCACTGGACGTCGGCCTGCTCGGCCGTCCCCACGACCTCGGCAATGTTTCCCGGTATCGGGGGCAGGCGACCGGGCTTGCGGACTACATCGGCTGGTTGGGCATGAACTTCGATCCCACCATTTCCTGGAGGGATCTGGAGTGGATCCGCGCCTTCTGGGATGGACCCATGGTCATCAAGGGCGTCCTTGATCCCCAGGACGCGCGAGACGCGGCCAGCTTCGGCGCCGACGGCATCGTGGTGTCGAACCACGGCGGGCGCCAGCTGGATGGCGTACTGTCGTCGGTGCGCGCGCTCCCGGCCATCGCCGAGGCGGTCAAGGGCGACCTGAGCATCCTGCTCGATTCCGGCGTTCGCAACGGGCTGGACGTGGTGCGCGCGCTGGCGCTGGGCGCCGACGCGGTGATGCTGGGACGCGCCTTCATCTATGCCCTGGCGGCGGAAGGCCAAACCGGTGTGGCCAACCTTCTCGACATCTTCGAAAAGGAAATGCGCGTCGCCATGACCCTGACCGGCGCGAAGTCGATCGCGTCTCTCGACGCCGCCAATCTGAGCTAG
- a CDS encoding IclR family transcriptional regulator, whose translation MGQAASIKTSHGETSLEDAGAKASGSQTLLRGLDVIDALIDGSLPLAELSEKLELTRSTTHRLASALVDRRLLSFRPREGYSLGPKLLELGHAAAQQMHLPRVARPWLEQLSAATEDTVHLGVLDGAHALYLDKVAGRRRINIGSRLGERHPIASTGLGKALILDKSEPEWIAFFAPEGQPYDSAARAVWLERMRGYAQKGYAFDLEENEDQIRCVAAPIRSVDGRIVAALSVSSAAQYMSDARMAELTKTVTEAANAISTDLGWQSKS comes from the coding sequence ATGGGACAAGCAGCGTCAATCAAGACATCGCATGGCGAGACGTCGCTCGAGGATGCTGGGGCCAAGGCGTCCGGCAGCCAGACGCTGCTGCGCGGCCTGGACGTCATCGACGCCCTGATCGATGGCTCGCTGCCGCTGGCGGAACTGTCGGAAAAGCTGGAACTGACGCGCAGCACTACTCATCGCCTGGCTTCGGCTCTGGTGGATCGGCGCCTGCTGTCGTTTCGTCCCCGCGAGGGCTACAGTCTGGGGCCTAAGCTGCTCGAACTGGGACATGCAGCCGCCCAGCAGATGCATCTGCCGCGCGTCGCCCGTCCATGGCTGGAACAGCTGTCGGCGGCGACCGAGGACACGGTCCACCTCGGCGTGCTGGATGGCGCCCACGCGCTTTATCTGGACAAGGTGGCGGGCCGGCGCCGGATCAACATCGGTTCGCGCCTGGGTGAACGTCATCCCATCGCCTCCACGGGACTGGGCAAGGCCCTGATCCTGGACAAGAGCGAACCGGAGTGGATCGCCTTCTTCGCCCCCGAAGGCCAGCCGTACGATTCGGCCGCACGCGCCGTCTGGCTGGAGCGGATGCGCGGCTATGCGCAAAAGGGATACGCTTTCGATCTCGAGGAAAACGAGGATCAAATCCGCTGCGTCGCCGCGCCGATCCGCTCGGTGGACGGCCGGATCGTGGCCGCGCTCAGCGTGTCTTCCGCCGCCCAATATATGTCGGATGCGCGCATGGCCGAACTGACCAAGACCGTCACCGAGGCCGCCAACGCCATCAGCACCGATCTGGGCTGGCAGTCGAAATCCTGA
- the rhmD gene encoding L-rhamnonate dehydratase: protein MSRLPRIKHVRAFVVKNDGTGGGADYHDQGDGHWIDDHIATPMAKYPEYRQSRRSFGINVLGTLVVEIEAENGVVGFAVTTGGEPAAFIVEKHLARFLEGRDPSEVEKIWDQMYFSTQYYGRKGLVVNAISGVDLALWDLLGRLRQEPVFAMLGGAVRDELTFYATGARPDKAKELGFIGGKMPLHHGPAEGEEGLGKNLAELEAMRNACGDEFWLMFDCWMALDLNYAIRLAHEAHKLGLKWIEEALSPDDYWGYQALKKNVPKGMLVTTGEHEATRWGFRMLLEMECCDIIQPDVGWCGGVTELIKISAMADAKGVLMIPHGSSVYSYHFVVTRHNSPFAEFLMMAPGADEVVPMFHPQLIGEPVPVNGRLKVPDAPGFGVELNRDIALHRPYAR, encoded by the coding sequence ATGAGCCGACTTCCCAGGATCAAACATGTCCGGGCGTTTGTCGTGAAGAACGACGGCACGGGCGGCGGCGCCGACTACCATGACCAGGGCGATGGCCACTGGATCGACGACCACATCGCCACGCCCATGGCGAAGTATCCCGAGTACCGCCAGAGCCGCCGCAGCTTCGGCATCAATGTGCTGGGCACGCTGGTGGTCGAGATCGAGGCCGAAAACGGCGTCGTCGGCTTCGCGGTGACGACCGGCGGCGAGCCCGCCGCCTTTATAGTCGAGAAGCACTTGGCGCGCTTCCTGGAAGGCCGCGATCCGTCCGAGGTCGAGAAAATCTGGGACCAGATGTATTTCTCGACCCAGTACTATGGCCGCAAGGGGCTGGTGGTGAACGCCATCTCCGGGGTCGATCTGGCGCTATGGGACCTGCTCGGTCGTCTGCGCCAGGAGCCGGTGTTCGCCATGCTGGGCGGCGCGGTCCGCGACGAACTGACCTTTTACGCCACGGGCGCACGGCCGGACAAAGCCAAGGAACTCGGCTTCATCGGCGGCAAGATGCCCCTCCACCACGGCCCCGCCGAGGGGGAAGAGGGATTAGGCAAGAACCTCGCAGAGCTCGAGGCGATGCGGAACGCCTGCGGCGACGAATTCTGGCTGATGTTCGATTGCTGGATGGCGCTGGATCTGAACTACGCCATCCGCCTGGCCCACGAGGCGCACAAGCTGGGTCTGAAGTGGATCGAGGAGGCGCTGAGCCCGGACGACTACTGGGGCTATCAGGCGCTCAAGAAGAACGTCCCCAAGGGGATGCTGGTCACCACCGGCGAGCACGAGGCCACCCGCTGGGGCTTCCGCATGCTGCTGGAAATGGAGTGCTGCGACATCATCCAGCCCGACGTGGGCTGGTGCGGCGGCGTCACAGAACTGATCAAGATCTCCGCCATGGCCGACGCCAAGGGCGTGCTGATGATCCCCCACGGATCGTCGGTCTACAGCTACCACTTCGTGGTGACGCGCCATAACAGCCCGTTCGCGGAATTCCTGATGATGGCCCCCGGCGCCGACGAGGTCGTGCCGATGTTCCATCCCCAACTGATCGGCGAGCCCGTGCCCGTGAACGGCCGGCTGAAGGTTCCGGATGCGCCCGGCTTTGGTGTCGAGCTGAACCGCGACATCGCCCTGCATCGACCCTACGCACGCTAA
- a CDS encoding amidohydrolase has protein sequence MGSDLRIVDPHVHLWDLSRARYGWLQDDPLPNNPAGDMSPIARRDYLLKDYLADAAGWVIDKIVHVEAGQPTGQQLGETDWLQATAQDYGYPQGIVAGADLLDPDLDALLEAHAARPNVRGVRQIVCWHQDPLKTYTPRDLLLDPAWIDGFAKLAEHGLSFDLQLYPSQMTTAAGIASDHPGVPMIVNHAGLPTDRDEAGMERWRTGLRLLAAQPHVSIKISGLGITDRAWTPDSIRPIVLECIDVFGTERAMFASDFPVERVHGTFDAFFSAFDAITSDFTDDERDRLFAMNAEAIYRI, from the coding sequence GTGGGCTCGGACCTTCGCATCGTTGATCCGCATGTCCACCTGTGGGACCTGTCGCGCGCCCGCTACGGCTGGTTGCAGGACGATCCCCTGCCTAACAATCCGGCAGGGGACATGTCGCCCATCGCCCGCCGAGACTATCTGCTGAAGGACTATCTGGCCGATGCCGCCGGCTGGGTCATCGACAAGATCGTGCATGTGGAGGCGGGCCAGCCAACCGGCCAACAGCTGGGCGAAACCGACTGGCTGCAGGCCACGGCTCAGGATTACGGCTATCCGCAGGGGATCGTCGCCGGGGCCGACCTGCTCGATCCCGATCTCGACGCCCTGCTGGAGGCGCATGCCGCCCGGCCCAATGTGCGCGGGGTACGCCAGATCGTCTGCTGGCACCAAGACCCGTTGAAGACCTACACCCCACGCGACCTGCTGCTCGATCCCGCCTGGATCGACGGCTTCGCCAAGTTGGCCGAGCACGGCCTGTCCTTCGACCTGCAGCTCTATCCGTCGCAGATGACGACCGCCGCCGGGATTGCCTCGGACCATCCCGGCGTTCCGATGATCGTAAATCACGCCGGCCTGCCGACCGACCGCGACGAAGCAGGCATGGAGCGTTGGCGCACAGGCCTGCGCCTGCTGGCCGCCCAGCCGCACGTTTCGATCAAGATTTCAGGCCTCGGCATCACCGACCGCGCCTGGACGCCTGACAGCATCCGTCCGATCGTGCTGGAATGCATCGATGTGTTTGGAACCGAGCGGGCGATGTTCGCCTCGGATTTCCCCGTCGAGCGTGTCCACGGGACGTTCGACGCCTTCTTTTCCGCCTTTGACGCGATCACGTCCGACTTCACGGACGACGAGCGCGACCGCCTGTTCGCCATGAACGCCGAGGCGATCTACCGAATCTGA